A single window of Micrococcaceae bacterium Sec5.1 DNA harbors:
- a CDS encoding transporter — protein MVAHLLSLKWRLLLNGFRRSPAQLIGMGIGLLYALGIMVLLIGALIALRWADAEIAHTVVVLGGAAALLGWAVVPLLASAADMTLDPARFTTSAIPPRQLLTGLALAGFIGIPGLATALTALATVGTWWRSFPAVAGALLGAFLGALTCIVLSKVVTTATAGLASSRRFKDVSSLVFFIPLMLMGPIIVGIVDGVRGTADYLPALARTVSWTPLGAAWSLGGDLEAGDVVSAGLKLLIAGATVSGLLLCWHALLQHALVTPPYAGGSAKKGGKRGLFDVLPGTPAGAVAARALIYWMKDPRYAGSLVVVPLFPVIFFFSGSQSGDYGMLMLLGPLTAFVMAWSICADVSYDNTAFALHLASGVRGVDDRLGRAMACLTISLPLVLLFSIGPFFFTGSWAWAPNLIGLSLGTLFTGLGLSSVISARYNIAVPLPGDSPFKKPPGNVAQTLAVQMIGMGVLVLLLLPQLALMGAQLFTGSVVPGWINLVVGPLVGMVLLVAGVRLGGKWLDARGPEMFAQLSVNR, from the coding sequence GTGGTTGCGCACCTTCTAAGCCTTAAATGGCGGTTGCTCCTGAACGGCTTCAGGCGCAGCCCGGCGCAGCTCATTGGCATGGGCATCGGGCTGTTGTATGCGCTGGGAATCATGGTCCTTTTGATTGGAGCCTTGATTGCCCTGCGTTGGGCGGACGCTGAAATCGCCCACACGGTGGTGGTATTGGGCGGGGCTGCAGCGCTGCTTGGCTGGGCAGTGGTTCCCCTTCTTGCATCCGCAGCTGACATGACGCTGGATCCCGCCCGGTTCACCACGTCTGCGATCCCACCCCGCCAGCTTCTCACGGGCCTTGCCTTGGCAGGTTTCATTGGTATCCCGGGCCTCGCCACAGCCCTTACCGCGCTTGCCACTGTTGGTACGTGGTGGCGCAGTTTTCCAGCGGTGGCGGGTGCGTTGCTGGGCGCGTTTTTGGGGGCCTTGACCTGCATAGTGTTGTCAAAAGTAGTGACGACGGCGACTGCCGGACTGGCGTCGTCCCGCCGCTTCAAGGACGTCAGCAGCCTCGTCTTTTTCATCCCGCTCATGCTGATGGGTCCCATCATCGTGGGTATCGTCGACGGAGTTCGTGGCACGGCGGATTATCTCCCTGCGCTTGCCCGTACAGTGTCCTGGACTCCTCTTGGCGCGGCCTGGTCCCTGGGCGGTGACCTTGAGGCTGGAGACGTTGTTTCCGCCGGACTGAAACTCCTCATTGCTGGGGCAACAGTTTCCGGATTGCTGCTGTGCTGGCACGCGTTGCTTCAACATGCTTTAGTGACGCCGCCGTACGCCGGAGGTTCGGCCAAGAAGGGCGGTAAGCGTGGCTTGTTCGATGTCCTGCCAGGTACACCGGCTGGCGCGGTTGCTGCCCGCGCCTTGATTTATTGGATGAAAGACCCCCGTTATGCGGGCTCGCTGGTGGTGGTTCCACTGTTTCCTGTGATCTTCTTCTTCAGCGGGAGCCAAAGCGGCGATTACGGCATGCTCATGCTTCTTGGGCCACTGACGGCGTTTGTCATGGCGTGGTCCATCTGCGCTGATGTTTCCTATGACAACACCGCTTTTGCCCTCCATCTGGCATCAGGTGTCAGGGGTGTGGATGACCGCCTGGGCCGTGCCATGGCGTGCTTGACCATTTCCCTGCCTCTTGTGCTTCTTTTTTCCATAGGTCCGTTTTTCTTTACTGGTTCCTGGGCATGGGCTCCGAACCTGATCGGCCTGTCGCTGGGCACTCTGTTTACTGGTTTGGGGTTGTCCTCGGTGATCTCCGCGCGATACAACATTGCCGTGCCCTTGCCCGGTGACAGCCCGTTCAAGAAGCCACCCGGAAACGTTGCCCAGACACTGGCCGTGCAGATGATAGGCATGGGTGTCCTGGTTCTTTTGCTCCTCCCGCAGCTTGCGCTGATGGGAGCCCAACTGTTTACCGGCAGCGTCGTCCCTGGCTGGATTAACCTTGTGGTGGGTCCACTTGTGGGAATGGTTCTGTTGGTTGCCGGGGTGCGCCTTGGCGGTAAATGGCTGGATGCGCGGGGCCCGGAGATGTTCGCCCAGCTCAGTGTGAACCGCTAA
- the murI gene encoding glutamate racemase has product MAATQGKPYSRIIMTSASGSSTGGSSKGDSSTGAGSPSATGAPVVASPGDLGVSNELMGSRPIGVFDSGVGGLTVARSIIDQLPNESILYVGDTANGPYGPLPIAEVRANALGVMDELVDSGVKLLTIACNSASAAVLRDARERYTARYGIPVIEVIQPAVRRAVAATRSGRIGVIGTSATVGSRAYEDTFAAAPDLAITSVACPAFVNFVEAGITTGPDLLAAANEYLEPLKHAGVDTVVLGCTHYPLLTGVISFVMGEDVTLVSSAEETAKDVYRALATHGIQRTDTSAPSHEFIATGDAVQFETLARRFLGPEVLSVKHVDHVAAQYPTGSLARITPEMLEAARGGAGLSRRSYFVQPDNGPSPASSAVQGRGL; this is encoded by the coding sequence ATGGCCGCAACACAGGGGAAGCCTTATTCTCGAATAATCATGACTTCAGCATCTGGCAGTTCAACGGGCGGCAGTTCAAAGGGCGACAGTTCAACAGGCGCCGGATCACCAAGCGCTACAGGGGCCCCGGTTGTGGCCTCGCCCGGTGACTTGGGGGTCTCCAATGAGCTCATGGGATCCCGCCCGATTGGTGTCTTTGATTCCGGCGTTGGTGGGTTGACGGTAGCTCGCTCCATCATCGATCAGCTCCCCAACGAATCGATCCTGTACGTGGGGGATACCGCCAACGGACCCTATGGCCCGCTGCCCATCGCCGAAGTCCGGGCCAACGCCCTGGGCGTCATGGACGAGTTGGTGGATTCCGGCGTGAAGCTTCTGACCATTGCCTGTAACTCTGCTTCGGCCGCAGTTCTCCGGGATGCGCGTGAACGCTATACGGCGCGTTACGGGATCCCTGTTATTGAGGTCATTCAACCCGCTGTGCGCAGGGCTGTCGCGGCCACCCGTTCCGGCAGGATCGGCGTTATCGGGACATCAGCCACAGTAGGTTCGCGCGCCTATGAGGACACGTTCGCGGCAGCCCCGGATCTTGCCATCACGTCCGTGGCTTGCCCCGCCTTCGTGAACTTCGTTGAAGCCGGCATCACCACGGGCCCGGACCTTCTGGCAGCCGCCAATGAGTATCTGGAGCCACTGAAACACGCTGGTGTGGACACCGTGGTGCTCGGGTGCACGCACTACCCTCTGTTGACCGGAGTGATCTCGTTCGTCATGGGGGAGGACGTGACCCTGGTATCCAGCGCGGAGGAAACTGCCAAGGACGTCTACCGTGCCTTGGCCACTCACGGTATCCAGCGAACCGACACAAGTGCCCCCAGCCATGAGTTCATCGCAACGGGCGATGCTGTCCAATTTGAAACACTCGCCCGCCGCTTCCTGGGCCCCGAGGTCCTGTCCGTCAAACACGTTGACCACGTGGCTGCCCAATATCCCACCGGCAGCCTGGCGCGCATCACCCCGGAAATGCTGGAAGCAGCACGGGGAGGGGCCGGACTCTCGCGCCGCTCTTACTTCGTGCAACCGGACAACGGACCCAGCCCCGCTTCCAGTGCTGTCCAAGGACGTGGCCTGTGA
- a CDS encoding nicotinate phosphoribosyltransferase yields MSRAASWDHPATSLYTDHYELTMLQAALHSGAAHRRSVFEAFARRLPDGRRYGVVGGTGRLLEGIADFSFGEAELAFLERNKVVNQETLDYLANYKFNGDIWGYAEGDAYFPNSPILIVESTFAEACILETYILSVLNHDSAIASAASRMTSAAGNRPCIEMGSRRTQEESATAAARAAVIAGFASTSNLEAGRRYGIKTVGTAAHSFTLLHDTEREAFEAQIAAFGPGTSLLVDTYDVEAAVRTAVELAGDKLGAVRLDSGDLIAQAQWVRQLLDDLGNVNTRIVVTSDLDEFAIAALQSAPVDSYGVGTSLVTGSGAPTASMVYKLVSRTNDAGEFISVAKAAKNKASVGGRKYALRKLNEHGRATQEIVGIGRRPEDDGNDRSLLHQFIKNGELLPGWTGPEGVVRAKERHAATMAELPAVVNRLQRGEAAIPTIYEEN; encoded by the coding sequence GTGAGTAGAGCCGCGTCCTGGGACCATCCCGCCACTTCCTTGTACACCGACCACTACGAGTTGACGATGCTCCAGGCCGCCCTGCACTCCGGGGCTGCGCATCGCCGCTCAGTGTTTGAAGCCTTCGCCCGGCGTCTGCCTGACGGCCGCCGGTATGGTGTGGTGGGCGGAACCGGACGCCTCCTGGAAGGAATCGCCGACTTCAGCTTCGGCGAAGCCGAGCTCGCGTTCCTTGAGCGGAACAAGGTGGTCAACCAGGAGACACTGGACTACCTGGCCAACTACAAATTCAATGGAGACATCTGGGGTTACGCGGAAGGCGACGCCTACTTCCCCAACTCCCCCATCCTTATCGTTGAGTCCACGTTTGCCGAAGCCTGCATTCTGGAGACCTACATCCTCTCCGTCCTGAACCACGACAGCGCCATCGCTTCTGCCGCGTCAAGGATGACGTCGGCGGCCGGTAACCGGCCATGCATCGAAATGGGTTCCCGCCGCACCCAGGAAGAATCCGCGACGGCGGCTGCCCGTGCCGCCGTAATCGCCGGCTTCGCCAGCACCTCCAACCTTGAGGCAGGGCGGCGCTACGGCATCAAGACCGTTGGTACTGCCGCGCACTCCTTCACCCTCCTGCATGACACCGAACGCGAGGCCTTCGAAGCCCAGATCGCCGCATTCGGCCCGGGAACCTCGCTGCTGGTGGACACGTACGACGTCGAAGCAGCGGTGCGCACCGCCGTCGAACTCGCAGGGGACAAACTTGGCGCCGTCCGCCTGGACTCGGGCGACCTGATTGCCCAGGCGCAATGGGTCCGCCAGCTGTTGGACGACCTTGGAAACGTGAACACCCGGATCGTGGTGACCTCCGACCTCGACGAATTCGCCATCGCCGCCCTCCAGTCCGCCCCAGTGGACTCCTACGGGGTTGGCACGTCCTTGGTGACGGGCTCCGGCGCTCCGACCGCCAGCATGGTGTACAAGCTGGTGAGCAGGACAAACGACGCCGGCGAGTTCATCTCCGTTGCTAAAGCGGCCAAGAACAAGGCCAGCGTCGGGGGACGCAAGTACGCCCTGCGCAAGCTCAACGAACATGGAAGGGCTACGCAGGAGATCGTTGGAATAGGTCGCCGGCCGGAGGACGACGGAAACGACCGTTCGTTGTTGCACCAATTCATCAAGAACGGTGAACTCCTGCCCGGCTGGACGGGCCCCGAAGGCGTGGTCCGCGCCAAAGAACGGCATGCCGCCACCATGGCCGAACTGCCTGCTGTAGTGAACCGCCTGCAGCGCGGCGAAGCCGCCATCCCCACCATCTACGAGGAGAACTGA
- a CDS encoding ABC transporter ATP-binding protein → MTEPRHEPLPEPSHIRQPAPQQSAVEPGLSADPHTDLPVSALSIRGLAKRFGGKIAVDGVSLEVPVGSFYGMVGPNGAGKTTTLSMATGLLRPDFGTALVHGVDVWARPLEAKKLMGVLPDGVRLFDRLTGEQLVTYAGLLRGMDRDVVRPRVSELLAALDLEADAGSLVVDYSAGMTKKIALASALIHAPRLLVLDEPFESVDPVSAANIRGILESYVSSGGTVIVSSHVMDLVQRMCSHVAVVAAGRVLAAGSVDEVRNGSTLEERFVQLVGGGHRTEGLEWLRTF, encoded by the coding sequence ATGACGGAACCGCGCCATGAGCCACTCCCCGAGCCATCCCACATTCGCCAGCCTGCACCGCAGCAATCTGCCGTTGAACCCGGGCTGTCAGCAGACCCGCACACGGACTTGCCAGTATCGGCCCTGTCCATCCGTGGTCTGGCCAAGCGGTTCGGTGGGAAGATCGCCGTCGATGGCGTCAGCCTTGAGGTTCCTGTTGGTTCGTTCTATGGAATGGTTGGCCCGAACGGTGCCGGCAAAACCACCACGTTGTCGATGGCCACAGGGCTGCTGCGGCCGGACTTTGGCACGGCGTTGGTCCACGGCGTGGATGTTTGGGCACGGCCGCTGGAGGCCAAGAAGCTTATGGGTGTGTTGCCGGACGGCGTCCGTTTGTTTGACCGGCTGACCGGGGAACAGCTGGTCACCTACGCGGGCCTGCTCCGCGGCATGGACCGGGACGTGGTTCGCCCGCGCGTATCTGAACTGTTGGCTGCCTTGGACCTTGAAGCCGATGCCGGATCCTTGGTGGTTGACTATTCGGCCGGTATGACCAAGAAGATTGCGTTGGCTTCGGCCTTGATCCATGCTCCCCGCCTGCTGGTATTGGACGAGCCCTTTGAATCGGTGGACCCGGTATCGGCAGCCAACATCAGGGGCATCCTTGAGAGCTACGTATCTTCCGGCGGTACGGTCATCGTCTCCAGCCACGTCATGGACCTCGTGCAGCGCATGTGCAGCCATGTGGCCGTTGTGGCAGCAGGACGCGTCCTCGCAGCGGGGTCCGTGGATGAAGTACGGAACGGTTCCACGCTGGAGGAACGGTTCGTGCAATTGGTAGGCGGCGGGCACCGGACGGAGGGGCTGGAGTGGTTGCGCACCTTCTAA
- a CDS encoding DUF2017 domain-containing protein — translation MAKAFKYGLKGITGYLEPAERDLLRGLLDDVISMLESDARENEDPLAALIGLDMDVKQPSDRALLRLLPNVMKDDDGGSLEFRQLTERSVRENKIGALKATAMGLDKDDLVLTPEDATRWSMALNDVRLVLAERLDIRDEADAEHIHSMQDWSQAEDVESYLALVYNFTTWLQESLVQSMMAARQAKS, via the coding sequence GTGGCTAAGGCATTCAAATACGGACTCAAGGGAATCACCGGCTACCTGGAGCCTGCCGAACGGGATCTTTTACGGGGGCTGCTGGACGACGTCATCTCGATGCTGGAGTCCGACGCCAGGGAGAACGAGGACCCGCTGGCCGCCTTGATCGGCCTGGACATGGACGTGAAGCAACCGAGCGATCGCGCCTTGCTGCGGCTTCTGCCAAACGTCATGAAGGACGACGACGGCGGCTCGCTTGAGTTCCGGCAATTGACCGAACGCTCGGTGCGGGAAAACAAGATTGGCGCCTTGAAGGCTACGGCGATGGGCCTGGACAAGGACGATCTTGTGCTGACCCCGGAGGACGCAACGCGCTGGTCCATGGCCCTGAATGATGTTCGCCTGGTTTTGGCTGAACGCCTGGACATCCGTGACGAGGCGGACGCCGAGCACATCCACAGCATGCAGGACTGGAGCCAGGCGGAGGATGTGGAGAGTTACCTGGCATTGGTCTACAACTTCACCACCTGGCTTCAGGAGTCGCTGGTGCAATCGATGATGGCGGCCAGGCAGGCAAAATCCTGA
- a CDS encoding DUF3039 domain-containing protein, whose amino-acid sequence MDVMTTLPPDPFENDPMRELSGAGTSTSTIEREETRQEVEPGDRERFSHYVRKEKIMESAMTGEPVIALCGKVWTPGRDPQKFPVCPECKEIYEGLRPGKDGGDSGPGNSK is encoded by the coding sequence ATGGATGTCATGACTACGCTTCCTCCGGATCCATTCGAAAACGACCCCATGCGCGAGCTTTCCGGAGCCGGAACGTCCACATCCACCATTGAGCGCGAGGAAACGCGCCAGGAAGTGGAGCCCGGCGACCGCGAGCGGTTCTCGCACTATGTTCGCAAGGAAAAGATCATGGAGTCGGCCATGACCGGCGAGCCCGTCATTGCCCTTTGCGGCAAAGTCTGGACGCCGGGGCGCGATCCCCAGAAGTTCCCGGTCTGCCCGGAGTGCAAGGAGATCTATGAGGGTCTCCGTCCAGGTAAAGACGGTGGAGACAGCGGCCCGGGCAATTCCAAGTAG
- the clpS gene encoding ATP-dependent Clp protease adapter ClpS, with translation MTPSVAFGTDIDERTKAVEQTSTDVLTAPDIPWNLVIWNDPVNLMSYVSYVFQSYFGYSESKAHKLMMEVHKKGRSIVAHGSKEQVEQHAVAMHGFGLWATVEKAASGNEAPGKGGRQRG, from the coding sequence ATGACCCCTAGCGTTGCATTTGGCACGGACATCGATGAGCGGACGAAAGCTGTAGAGCAGACGTCCACCGATGTCCTGACTGCCCCGGACATCCCCTGGAATTTGGTGATCTGGAATGATCCCGTCAACCTCATGAGTTACGTCAGCTATGTGTTCCAGAGTTACTTCGGCTACTCCGAGTCCAAGGCACACAAGCTCATGATGGAGGTCCACAAGAAGGGCCGATCCATCGTGGCGCACGGCAGCAAGGAACAGGTTGAGCAGCACGCAGTAGCCATGCACGGCTTTGGCCTGTGGGCCACTGTGGAGAAAGCCGCAAGCGGAAACGAAGCACCCGGGAAGGGCGGCCGCCAGCGTGGCTAA
- a CDS encoding isochorismatase family protein — MSRALIIVDVQNDFCEGGSLAVEGGAAVAGAITEYVDANQQHFDHIVATQDWHIEPGSHFSDEPDMVDSWPPHCRARTKGAELHEDLDPEYIQAYFRKGQYTAAYSGFEGVLAPEDDVPSGDLKAGTAQAEVVDEDAIGLDDWLQSHDVEEVVVVGIATDYCVKATALDAVQAGYTTTVIADLTAGIAEDLTETFDEMEAAGVEVERS, encoded by the coding sequence ATGTCCAGGGCCCTGATCATCGTCGATGTCCAGAACGACTTCTGCGAAGGCGGCAGCCTCGCAGTCGAAGGAGGCGCTGCAGTTGCCGGCGCCATCACCGAGTACGTGGATGCAAACCAACAGCATTTCGACCACATCGTGGCCACCCAGGATTGGCACATCGAACCGGGAAGCCATTTCTCCGATGAGCCGGACATGGTGGATTCCTGGCCGCCGCATTGCCGGGCCCGGACCAAAGGAGCTGAACTCCACGAGGACCTGGACCCGGAATACATCCAGGCTTACTTCCGTAAAGGACAGTACACAGCGGCTTACTCCGGCTTTGAGGGCGTCCTTGCCCCGGAGGATGATGTTCCTTCCGGGGACCTCAAGGCCGGCACCGCCCAGGCCGAGGTCGTGGATGAAGATGCAATCGGGCTCGATGACTGGTTGCAAAGCCACGACGTCGAAGAGGTAGTGGTGGTAGGCATCGCGACGGACTACTGCGTCAAGGCAACGGCCCTGGATGCTGTCCAAGCCGGGTACACCACTACGGTCATCGCGGATCTCACAGCCGGAATCGCCGAGGACCTCACTGAAACCTTCGACGAAATGGAGGCCGCCGGCGTCGAGGTTGAACGCAGCTAA
- a CDS encoding DEAD/DEAH box helicase — protein sequence MTETLFGGPSLPPAYPERAAWGTAPKLRAWQQEALDLYMARHPKDFLAVATPGAGKTTFALRIASTLLDSGVVNRITIVAPTDHLKRQWADAAARVGIAIDPNFKNSDGQHGRGFVGVAVTYAQVASKPMLHRAKTEAARTLVILDEIHHGGEALSWGDGLREAFDPAARRLSLTGTPFRSDTSPIPFVEYAEDRDGIRRSKADYTYGYGNALRDHVVRPVLFMAYSGQMRWRTSAGDEMAASLGEAAVTKDITSQAWRTALNPTGEWIPAVLAAADKRLGEVRRTVPDAGGLVIATDHEDARAYAGQLKKITGQSPTVILSDDSKASSKIEDFSAGDKRWMVAVRMVSEGVDVPRLSVGVYATSTSTPLFFAQAVGRFVRARKRGETASVFLPSVPPLMVLANTMEAERDHALDRPEKDEDGLFSPEENLMAEANREDKASDELTKGKFEALDSQASFDRVLFDGGEFGTGADIGSDDELDFLGIPGLLDAEQVGTLLRQRQHEQQSRKKRQSPLAAAAAPAIPDHRMLMDLRNELAKNVAAWSARTGTPHGVVHTKLRELCGGPAVAQANEEQLQARLRKLQDWFIGRK from the coding sequence ATGACAGAAACATTATTTGGTGGTCCATCCCTGCCTCCGGCATACCCGGAACGCGCCGCCTGGGGTACAGCACCCAAGCTGCGTGCCTGGCAGCAGGAAGCCCTGGACCTCTACATGGCCAGGCATCCAAAGGATTTCCTTGCAGTGGCTACGCCTGGCGCTGGTAAAACGACCTTTGCCTTGCGGATTGCCTCCACGCTGCTGGATAGCGGCGTTGTTAACAGGATCACTATCGTCGCGCCCACGGATCACCTGAAGCGGCAGTGGGCTGACGCTGCTGCCCGGGTGGGCATTGCCATCGACCCCAACTTCAAGAATTCCGACGGCCAGCATGGCCGTGGGTTCGTTGGTGTCGCTGTGACATATGCCCAGGTGGCGAGCAAGCCGATGCTGCACCGTGCCAAAACAGAAGCCGCCCGGACGCTGGTCATCCTGGACGAAATCCACCACGGTGGAGAGGCCCTGTCCTGGGGTGACGGCTTGCGCGAGGCCTTTGATCCAGCGGCAAGGCGCCTTTCCCTGACCGGTACGCCGTTCCGTTCCGATACCTCACCCATCCCGTTCGTGGAATACGCCGAGGACCGCGACGGTATTCGACGCTCCAAAGCCGATTACACGTATGGCTACGGCAATGCCCTCCGGGACCACGTGGTGCGTCCCGTGCTTTTCATGGCTTACTCAGGCCAGATGCGCTGGAGGACCAGTGCAGGTGACGAAATGGCCGCCTCCCTTGGTGAAGCCGCAGTCACCAAGGACATCACCTCCCAAGCGTGGCGTACTGCGTTGAACCCAACCGGAGAATGGATCCCGGCTGTCCTTGCCGCTGCGGATAAACGCCTTGGCGAGGTCCGCCGGACCGTCCCGGATGCCGGTGGGCTGGTTATCGCCACGGACCACGAGGACGCCCGTGCCTACGCTGGGCAGCTTAAGAAGATCACCGGACAATCGCCCACAGTAATTCTTTCTGACGACTCGAAGGCTTCCAGCAAGATCGAGGACTTCTCCGCGGGAGACAAACGGTGGATGGTCGCCGTCCGCATGGTCTCCGAAGGTGTGGACGTTCCTCGCCTCTCGGTGGGCGTCTACGCCACGTCCACCTCTACGCCGCTGTTTTTTGCCCAGGCCGTAGGCCGCTTTGTGCGTGCCCGCAAAAGGGGCGAGACGGCGTCGGTCTTCCTGCCGTCAGTACCACCCCTCATGGTGCTGGCCAACACGATGGAGGCCGAGCGCGACCACGCCCTTGACCGCCCGGAAAAGGATGAGGACGGACTCTTCAGCCCTGAAGAGAACCTCATGGCCGAAGCCAACCGCGAGGACAAGGCTTCGGACGAACTGACCAAGGGCAAGTTCGAAGCTCTGGACTCGCAGGCTTCCTTTGACCGCGTCCTTTTCGACGGCGGTGAATTCGGTACGGGAGCGGACATCGGCTCTGATGACGAGTTGGACTTCCTGGGCATTCCCGGGCTTCTCGACGCCGAGCAAGTAGGGACGTTGCTGCGTCAGCGGCAGCACGAACAGCAATCGCGCAAAAAACGTCAGTCGCCTTTGGCTGCCGCAGCTGCACCGGCCATACCCGACCACCGCATGCTCATGGACTTACGCAACGAACTGGCCAAGAACGTAGCAGCCTGGTCCGCCCGGACAGGCACACCGCATGGAGTGGTGCACACAAAGCTGCGCGAACTGTGCGGTGGACCTGCTGTAGCCCAGGCGAACGAGGAACAACTTCAGGCGCGCTTGCGTAAGTTGCAGGATTGGTTCATCGGCCGAAAGTAG
- the nagB gene encoding glucosamine-6-phosphate deaminase: MEVVILPGTKQIGALAADAIEALVRRKPNAVLGLATGSSPLPIYDELARRYEAGSVDFSEAHGFALDEYVGLEAGHPESYREVIRREFTNRVNIKPENVHGPDGAAEDLEAACQAYEDAIKAAGGVDLQILGVGTDGHIGFNEPGSSLASRTRIKTLIEQTRKDNARFFNSVDDVPHHVVTQGLGTIMDARHVILVATGAQKAQAVRDFVEGPVAAICAASILQMHPHATILVDEAAASSLKLADYYRHTYDNKPEWQGL; the protein is encoded by the coding sequence ATGGAAGTTGTCATTCTCCCTGGCACCAAGCAGATTGGCGCCTTGGCGGCAGATGCCATCGAAGCCCTTGTGCGCCGTAAGCCCAATGCCGTTCTGGGTTTGGCCACGGGTTCGTCCCCGCTGCCGATCTACGATGAATTGGCCCGGCGTTACGAAGCCGGGAGCGTGGATTTCAGCGAGGCACACGGCTTTGCGCTGGACGAGTACGTCGGACTTGAGGCCGGTCACCCGGAGTCCTATCGCGAGGTGATCCGGCGCGAATTTACCAACCGGGTGAATATCAAACCTGAGAATGTGCATGGGCCGGACGGTGCTGCAGAGGACCTCGAAGCAGCCTGCCAGGCCTATGAGGATGCAATTAAAGCCGCCGGCGGCGTGGACCTCCAGATCCTGGGCGTGGGCACGGACGGCCACATTGGATTCAATGAACCCGGTTCGTCGCTGGCGTCCCGCACCCGGATCAAAACCCTGATCGAGCAGACCCGCAAGGACAACGCCCGCTTTTTCAACAGCGTCGACGACGTCCCTCACCATGTAGTCACCCAGGGCTTGGGCACCATCATGGATGCCCGGCACGTCATCCTGGTGGCTACAGGTGCACAAAAAGCCCAGGCAGTGCGGGACTTCGTCGAAGGGCCGGTAGCCGCCATTTGCGCTGCGTCCATCCTGCAGATGCATCCTCACGCCACAATTTTGGTGGACGAGGCCGCGGCGTCGTCGCTGAAGTTGGCCGATTACTACCGCCACACCTACGACAACAAGCCGGAGTGGCAGGGCCTGTAG
- a CDS encoding MBL fold metallo-hydrolase → MKLTIVGCTGSFPGPGSPASCYLVTAHDGEREWKIVMDLGSGALGAIQRYTDLEDIDAIFLTHLHPDHCMDLCGLHVAVRWKPGGWGRDRIPVWGPAATADRMATAYGLDLDPGMHEEFDFTHWAEQKPVTVGPFTVTPYGVNHPVEEAYALRVTATEPGKDGTPITRVLTYSGDTDSCQGLEEAASGADLFLCEAAFEEGRDDAIKDVHLTGKRAGEAAMNAGAKRLLLTHIPVWTSQTKVMSEAKPVFSGDVAVAVAGVHYTI, encoded by the coding sequence GTGAAACTGACCATCGTGGGCTGTACTGGTTCCTTTCCCGGTCCCGGCTCGCCGGCGTCGTGCTATCTGGTGACTGCACACGACGGTGAACGGGAATGGAAGATCGTGATGGATCTCGGGAGCGGGGCGTTGGGTGCCATCCAGCGTTACACGGATCTTGAGGACATCGACGCCATATTCCTCACGCACCTGCACCCGGACCATTGCATGGACCTGTGTGGCCTCCACGTAGCAGTCCGGTGGAAGCCCGGCGGTTGGGGTCGGGACCGGATTCCCGTGTGGGGGCCGGCAGCAACCGCGGACAGGATGGCAACAGCCTATGGGCTGGACCTGGATCCGGGCATGCATGAGGAGTTCGACTTTACTCATTGGGCCGAACAGAAGCCTGTCACCGTTGGCCCCTTCACGGTGACGCCCTACGGCGTCAACCATCCCGTGGAAGAAGCCTACGCATTGCGAGTCACGGCAACGGAACCAGGCAAGGATGGAACGCCCATAACCCGGGTACTGACATATTCGGGGGACACCGATTCGTGCCAGGGGCTGGAGGAGGCAGCCAGTGGCGCTGACTTGTTCCTGTGCGAGGCCGCGTTCGAGGAAGGCCGCGACGACGCCATCAAGGACGTGCACCTGACGGGCAAGCGCGCTGGGGAAGCCGCCATGAACGCCGGAGCCAAGCGCCTGCTTCTGACTCATATTCCGGTGTGGACTTCGCAGACCAAGGTAATGTCCGAGGCCAAACCGGTGTTTTCCGGGGACGTTGCTGTTGCAGTTGCCGGGGTCCACTACACAATCTAG